A region from the Ptychodera flava strain L36383 chromosome 12, AS_Pfla_20210202, whole genome shotgun sequence genome encodes:
- the LOC139146294 gene encoding piggyBac transposable element-derived protein 4-like, which translates to MGLMVEKRDLETYWSTDQVLQTPGFREIMSRDRFEMILEMLHLNNNNNYIPPGRPHHDPLFKLRPILDSVLPRFRSVYTPHQHITIDEAMIAWKGKLRFRVYIPIKPDKFGIKTYKLCESVSGYTSTLSFYTGKHFDEHGSPVTVSTKEVVMGLLDECNLLNKGYKLYMDNFYTSPDLMDTLLAEGTMSCGTARINRAEMPME; encoded by the coding sequence ATGGGCTTGATGGTGGAGAAACGAGACCTTGAAACTTACTGGTCGACTGATCAAGTTCTTCAGACACCAGGCTTCCGAGAAATCATGAGTCGGGACAGGTTTGAGATGATACTGGAGATGCTGCATTTgaataataacaacaactacATCCCTCCAGGCCGACCACACCATGATCCACTATTCAAGCTTCGCCCGATCCTGGACTCTGTTCTGCCAAGATTCAGGTCAGTGTACACCCCTCATCAACATATCACCATTGATGAAGCCATGATAGCCTGGAAAGGGAAACTACGTTTCCGTGTGTACATCCCAATCAAACCTGACAAGTTTGGCATAAAAACCTACAAGCTATGTGAAAGCGTTTCCGGGTACACATCAACTCTCAGCTTCTACACTGGTAAACATTTTGATGAACATGGCTCTCCTGTTACAGTTAGCACCAAGGAAGTTGTCATGGGATTGCTTGATGAATGCAATCTGCTGAACAAGGGCTACAAATTATACATGGACAACTTTTACACCAGTCCAGATCTCATGGATACTCTTTTGGCAGAGGGAACCATGTCGTGTGGAACAGCCAGGATCAACAGAGCTGAGATGCCGATGGAGTGA
- the LOC139146295 gene encoding piggyBac transposable element-derived protein 4-like: MVEKRDLETYWSTDQVLQTPGFREIMSRDRFEMILEMLHLNNNNNYIPPGRPHHDPLFKLRPILDSVLPRFRSVYTPHQHITIDEAMIAWKGKLRFRVYIPIKPDKFGIKTYKLCESVSGYTSTLSFYTGKRFDEHGSPVTVSTKEVVMGLLDECNLLNKGYKLYMDNFYTSPDLMDTLLQREPCRVEQPGSTELRCPMQ; the protein is encoded by the coding sequence ATGGTGGAGAAACGAGACCTTGAAACTTACTGGTCGACTGATCAAGTTCTTCAGACACCAGGCTTCCGAGAAATCATGAGTCGGGACAGGTTTGAGATGATACTGGAGATGCTGCATTTgaataataacaacaactacATCCCTCCAGGCCGACCACACCATGATCCACTATTCAAGCTTCGCCCGATCCTGGACTCTGTTCTGCCAAGATTCAGGTCAGTGTACACCCCTCATCAACATATCACCATTGATGAAGCCATGATAGCCTGGAAAGGGAAACTACGTTTTCGTGTGTACATCCCAATCAAACCTGACAAGTTTGGCATAAAAACCTACAAGCTATGTGAAAGCGTTTCCGGGTACACATCAACTCTCAGCTTCTACACTGGTAAACGTTTTGATGAACATGGCTCTCCTGTTACAGTTAGCACCAAGGAAGTTGTCATGGGATTGCTTGATGAATGTAATCTGCTGAACAAGGGCTACAAATTATACATGGACAACTTTTACACCAGTCCAGATCTCATGGATACTCTTTTGCAGAGGGAACCATGTCGTGTGGAACAGCCAGGATCAACAGAGCTGAGATGCCCGATGCAATGA